A DNA window from Streptomyces canus contains the following coding sequences:
- a CDS encoding molybdopterin molybdotransferase MoeA translates to MTARSLRSGEDADEFDVEEALALVKEDNGAAHRAPVPPAQASGRASEPGARHKATPWTEARATAARAARTVTRSARRAPVSVRLEDALGLTLAAPLDALTDLPSFNTSAMDGWAVAGPGPWAVRDEGVLAGHAEPAPLTDGEAARIATGARIPPDTTAVLRSEHGQTDEKGRLHATREVVHGQDIRPRGQECRKGDQLLPPGALVTPAVLGLAAAAGYDTLTAVPRPRVEVLVLGDELLTEGAPRDGLIRDALGPMLPPWLRALGAEVTAVRRLGDSAAALHKAVTRSDADVIVTTGGTAAGPVDHVHPVLDRIGAELLVDGVKVRPGHPMLLARTKENQHLVGLPGNPLAAVSGLLTLAEPLLRTLAARPAPEPYTLPLRDEAHGHPYDTRLVPVVLRGDRAVPLHYNGPAMLRGIAAADALAVVPPGGARPGQEAELLDLPWASAGIGVCFT, encoded by the coding sequence ATGACCGCCCGGTCCCTGCGGAGCGGCGAGGACGCCGACGAGTTCGACGTCGAGGAGGCACTGGCGCTGGTGAAGGAAGACAACGGTGCCGCCCACCGCGCCCCGGTCCCCCCTGCCCAGGCCTCCGGCCGCGCGTCCGAACCGGGCGCCCGCCACAAGGCGACCCCCTGGACAGAGGCCCGCGCCACGGCCGCCCGGGCCGCCCGTACCGTGACCCGCAGCGCCCGCCGCGCCCCCGTCTCCGTGCGGCTCGAGGACGCCCTCGGCCTCACCCTGGCCGCTCCCCTCGACGCCCTCACCGACCTCCCCTCCTTCAATACCTCGGCCATGGACGGCTGGGCGGTCGCGGGACCCGGCCCCTGGGCCGTGCGGGACGAGGGCGTACTGGCCGGACACGCCGAGCCCGCGCCCCTCACCGACGGCGAGGCGGCCCGGATCGCCACCGGCGCCCGCATCCCCCCGGACACCACCGCCGTCCTGCGCAGCGAGCACGGACAGACCGACGAGAAGGGCAGGCTGCACGCCACCCGGGAGGTCGTCCACGGCCAGGACATCCGCCCGCGCGGACAGGAGTGCCGTAAGGGCGACCAGCTCCTGCCGCCCGGCGCCCTCGTCACCCCGGCCGTCCTCGGTCTTGCCGCGGCCGCCGGATACGACACCCTCACCGCTGTCCCCCGCCCCCGCGTCGAAGTCCTCGTCCTCGGCGACGAGTTGCTCACCGAGGGTGCTCCGCGCGACGGCCTGATCCGGGACGCGCTCGGGCCGATGCTCCCGCCCTGGCTGCGCGCGCTCGGCGCCGAGGTCACCGCCGTACGCCGGCTCGGTGACTCCGCCGCCGCCCTGCACAAGGCGGTCACTCGCTCCGACGCCGACGTGATCGTCACGACCGGCGGCACCGCGGCCGGACCCGTCGACCACGTCCACCCCGTCCTTGACCGTATCGGCGCCGAACTCCTGGTCGACGGCGTCAAGGTGCGCCCCGGCCACCCCATGCTGCTGGCCCGCACCAAGGAGAACCAGCACCTCGTCGGCCTGCCCGGCAATCCCCTGGCGGCGGTCTCCGGCCTGCTCACGCTCGCCGAGCCGCTGCTGCGCACCCTGGCCGCCCGCCCGGCCCCGGAGCCGTACACGCTGCCCCTGAGGGACGAGGCCCACGGTCATCCGTACGACACCCGGCTCGTCCCGGTCGTCCTGCGCGGTGACCGTGCGGTTCCCCTGCACTACAACGGCCCGGCCATGCTGCGGGGCATCGCGGCCGCCGACGCCCTCGCCGTCGTACCGCCCGGGGGTGCCCGGCCGGGGCAGGAGGCCGAACTGCTCGATCTGCCCTGGGCGTCCGCCGGAATCGGGGTGTGTTTCACGTGA
- a CDS encoding NTP transferase domain-containing protein has translation MTSYEPSRVPGAGPVYDVVVLAGGAARRLGGADKPGVRVGGRALLDRVLAACADAGTTVVVADPRPTARPVTWAREDPPGGGPLAALDAGLRHTTARYVLVLSADLPFLQEGTARLLLTVLRTGGADGVLLTDADGRDQPLVAAYRATSLRHELAALTKEHGALTGLPLRRLTATLDLTRVPDPVASFDCDTWDDIATARARIREHGHVLDEWISAVKDELGLELDVDTGVLLDLARDAAHGVARPAAPLTTFLVGYAAAQAGGGPEAVAEASRKAAALALRWADETEGDTAATPDGGPDTRPDVG, from the coding sequence GTGACCTCGTACGAGCCCTCGCGCGTTCCAGGCGCCGGTCCCGTGTACGACGTGGTGGTGCTCGCCGGGGGCGCCGCCCGGCGGCTCGGCGGCGCGGACAAGCCCGGTGTGCGGGTGGGCGGACGCGCCCTGCTCGACCGCGTCCTCGCCGCCTGCGCCGACGCGGGCACCACCGTCGTCGTCGCCGACCCCCGCCCCACCGCCCGGCCGGTGACCTGGGCCCGCGAGGACCCGCCCGGCGGCGGCCCGCTGGCCGCCCTGGACGCCGGCCTGCGGCACACCACGGCGCGGTACGTCCTGGTGCTCTCCGCCGACCTGCCCTTCCTCCAGGAGGGCACCGCACGGCTGCTGCTGACCGTTCTGCGCACGGGCGGCGCCGACGGCGTGCTGCTCACCGACGCCGACGGCCGCGACCAGCCACTGGTGGCCGCGTACCGTGCGACCTCGCTGCGCCACGAACTCGCCGCGCTCACCAAGGAGCACGGCGCTCTCACCGGCCTTCCGCTGCGCCGGCTGACCGCCACGCTCGACCTCACCCGCGTCCCCGACCCCGTCGCGTCCTTCGACTGCGACACCTGGGACGACATCGCCACCGCCAGGGCACGCATCAGGGAGCATGGGCACGTGTTGGATGAATGGATTTCCGCAGTCAAGGACGAACTGGGCCTCGAGCTCGACGTCGACACCGGCGTGCTGCTCGACCTCGCCCGTGACGCCGCGCACGGCGTGGCCAGGCCCGCGGCACCACTGACCACCTTCCTTGTCGGCTACGCCGCCGCGCAGGCAGGCGGTGGTCCCGAGGCCGTCGCCGAGGCCTCCCGCAAGGCCGCGGCCCTGGCCCTGCGCTGGGCCGACGAGACCGAAGGCGACACCGCCGCCACGCCCGACGGGGGCCCCGACACCCGCCCGGACGTCGGATGA